In Rhodamnia argentea isolate NSW1041297 chromosome 4, ASM2092103v1, whole genome shotgun sequence, the following proteins share a genomic window:
- the LOC115740930 gene encoding transcription factor MYB123-like, translating into MGRSPCCSKEEGLNRGAWTAHEDKMLTDYIKLHGEGKWRNISRKAGLKRCGKSCRLRWLNYLRPDIKRGNITSDEEDLIIRLHKLLGNRWSLIAGRLPGRTDNEIKNYWNSKLAKREHGGKKPIPSKTEKIKPITASAVMQDETQNLVLVGDSMLRNTGIVAPAPPPANGETAKSRQLLEYESSNISSPASMFREEPNLEPLMVDCTVGELDLPEILDGSDFRFNEFENISPVMNTVENEGMSEDNNAGGASPGQAHYWLNEGLETDNWIADLAEMSSGLGSLDSILHNAEDWIL; encoded by the exons ATGGGAAGGAGTCCATGCTGCTCAAAAGAGGAAGGGTTGAACAGAGGGGCTTGGACTGCTCACGAAGACAAGATGCTCACGGACTACATCAAACTTCACGGAGAGGGGAAGTGGAGGAACATTTCCAGAAAAGCAG GTCTGAAGAGATGTGGGAAAAGTTGCAGGCTGAGGTGGTTGAATTACTTGCGGCCTGACATCAAGAGAGGCAACATCACCAGCGATGAAGAAGACCTCATCATCAGGCTTCACAAACTCTTGGGCAACAG ATGGTCTCTCATTGCGGGAAGACTTCCAGGGCGAACAGACAATGAAATCAAAAACTACTGGAACTCCAAATTAGCCAAGAGGGAACATGGTGGGAAGAAGCCAATCCCCTCCAAAACTGAGAAGATCAAACCGATCACCGCCTCCGCAGTGATGCAGGACGAGACTCAGAACCTGGTGCTCGTCGGAGACTCCATGCTTCGCAACACGGGAATCGTTGCCCCGGCACCACCGCCAGCAAATGGCGAGACGGCAAAGAGCAGGCAACTGTTGGAATACGAATCCAGTAACATCTCATCGCCCGCTTCCATGTTTAGAGAAGAGCCCAACTTGGAGCCACTCATGGTGGACTGCACTGTGGGGGAGCTGGACCTCCCGGAGATTCTTGATGGTTCTGATTTTAGGTTCAATGAGTTTGAAAACATTTCTCCAGTGATGAACACTGTTGAGAACGAGGGAATGAGCGAGGACAACAACGCTGGAGGTGCTTCCCCTGGACAGGCACATTACTGGTTGAACGAAGGATTGGAGACGGATAATTGGATCGCCGACCTCGCCGAGATGAGCTCAGGTTTGGGATCTCTCGATTCGATCCTGCACAATGCCGAAGACTGGATCCTATAG